In Deferribacteraceae bacterium V6Fe1, one genomic interval encodes:
- the pnp gene encoding polyribonucleotide nucleotidyltransferase gives MKKDVKEFEVRLDDSVEPIIFETGFKAKQTNASIWARQGDTIVLVTAVASKKSPEKIDFFPLTVNYIEKFYAVGKIPGGFIKRESRPSDRETLVSRLIDRPLRPLFPEGFRNETQVIATVVSSDSKHSPDILALNAASAALMISDIPFNGPVCGVRVGKKDGNLIINPSADTYDSLDMNIVLAGTKDAIVMVEAGMNNVSEEEVVEALEFGHAYIKKIVAVQEKMVAEIGKPKMEYKDFTVPADIYQKVHSELAEKLKEAVLIPGKQEKYAAIDNVKEEYFAKLKEELGDEFAEVESAYKEAYGLVEKDVFRDITLNSGHRVDGRGYTEVRPIDIEINLLPKAHGSALFTRGETQALVTTTLGTKMDSQMLDDIEGEGSKRFMLHYNFPPFCVGEVGFLRAPGRREIGHGALAERALSFMIPDEKDFPYTIRVVSEILESNGSSSMATVCGGSLSLMDAGVPVKDAVAGIAMGLIYEKDKYVVLSDIMGIEDHLGDMDFKVAGTKDGITALQMDIKIEGLSRDILEKALAQAKEGRLHILSKMNEIIDAPRGDLSPNAPRFEVMSIKPDKVGLVIGPGGKTIKAIIEETGVSIDIMDDGILNIFGSNKEAIEKAKDKIAALVQELEAGKTYKAKVKKIADFGAFVELIPGVEALLHVSEYALERTKNIGDHLKVGDEVEVKYLGKDEKGRLKVSRKELLKGV, from the coding sequence ATGAAAAAAGACGTGAAAGAATTTGAAGTAAGGCTCGATGATAGTGTCGAGCCTATTATTTTCGAGACAGGGTTCAAAGCAAAGCAGACCAACGCCAGTATTTGGGCAAGGCAAGGTGATACAATTGTCTTGGTTACTGCTGTTGCAAGCAAAAAATCTCCTGAAAAAATAGACTTTTTCCCGCTAACTGTAAATTATATCGAAAAGTTTTACGCTGTGGGTAAGATTCCTGGTGGCTTTATCAAGAGGGAAAGTCGTCCTTCAGACAGGGAAACATTAGTATCAAGGCTTATAGACAGGCCTTTGAGGCCACTATTTCCGGAAGGGTTTAGGAATGAAACACAGGTTATTGCAACCGTAGTTTCAAGTGATTCAAAGCATTCTCCTGATATCCTTGCACTTAACGCTGCAAGTGCCGCACTTATGATATCGGACATCCCTTTTAATGGCCCAGTATGTGGAGTCAGGGTTGGTAAAAAGGATGGAAATTTGATTATAAATCCGTCTGCGGATACTTATGACAGTCTTGATATGAATATTGTTCTTGCAGGGACTAAAGATGCCATTGTTATGGTTGAAGCCGGGATGAACAATGTTAGTGAGGAAGAAGTTGTCGAGGCTTTAGAGTTTGGACATGCATATATAAAGAAAATTGTTGCTGTTCAGGAGAAAATGGTTGCTGAGATTGGCAAACCAAAAATGGAATATAAAGATTTTACTGTTCCTGCGGATATATATCAAAAAGTGCATAGTGAGCTTGCTGAAAAATTGAAAGAAGCAGTTCTAATCCCTGGGAAACAGGAAAAGTATGCCGCTATTGATAATGTAAAAGAGGAATATTTTGCTAAGTTGAAGGAAGAGTTGGGTGATGAGTTTGCTGAAGTTGAGAGTGCCTACAAGGAAGCCTATGGGCTGGTAGAAAAAGATGTGTTTAGAGATATTACATTAAATTCAGGGCACAGGGTTGACGGCAGAGGATATACCGAAGTCAGGCCTATAGATATAGAAATTAACCTTCTTCCAAAGGCTCATGGCTCAGCCCTTTTTACAAGGGGTGAGACTCAGGCTCTTGTTACTACTACACTTGGCACAAAAATGGACAGTCAGATGCTTGATGATATAGAAGGTGAAGGGAGCAAGAGATTTATGCTCCATTATAATTTCCCACCTTTTTGTGTCGGCGAGGTTGGATTTTTGAGAGCTCCGGGTAGAAGAGAGATTGGGCACGGTGCCTTGGCTGAAAGGGCACTTTCATTTATGATTCCCGATGAAAAGGATTTCCCGTACACTATAAGGGTAGTGTCAGAAATATTAGAGTCTAACGGTTCATCCTCAATGGCGACTGTATGTGGTGGTTCACTTTCTCTTATGGATGCCGGTGTTCCTGTCAAGGATGCTGTTGCTGGAATCGCAATGGGCTTGATTTATGAAAAAGATAAGTATGTTGTATTGAGTGATATAATGGGGATAGAAGACCATCTTGGCGATATGGATTTTAAAGTCGCAGGTACTAAAGACGGTATTACTGCTTTGCAGATGGATATCAAGATAGAAGGTCTATCGAGAGATATCCTTGAAAAAGCTTTGGCACAGGCAAAAGAGGGCAGACTTCATATCCTTTCTAAAATGAATGAAATTATCGATGCTCCGAGGGGTGATTTATCTCCTAACGCTCCGCGTTTTGAAGTTATGAGTATCAAACCTGATAAGGTTGGTCTCGTAATCGGGCCTGGAGGAAAAACAATAAAGGCTATTATTGAAGAAACGGGTGTTTCTATAGATATAATGGATGACGGTATCCTTAATATTTTTGGAAGCAACAAAGAGGCTATTGAAAAGGCCAAAGACAAGATAGCTGCTCTTGTTCAGGAATTGGAAGCAGGGAAGACATACAAGGCAAAGGTTAAAAAAATAGCCGATTTTGGCGCTTTTGTTGAGTTGATTCCAGGCGTTGAAGCACTTCTTCATGTCTCAGAATATGCTCTTGAAAGGACTAAAAACATTGGTGACCACCTGAAAGTAGGTGACGAAGTTGAAGTTAAGTATCTTGGAAAAGATGAAAAAGGGCGATTGAAAGTATCTAGAAAAGAACTGTTAAAAGGTGTCTGA
- the rpsO gene encoding 30S ribosomal protein S15 — protein sequence MALEKALKNEIIEKFKTCEGDTGSPEVQVALLTERIKQLTEHFATHKKDFHSRKGLLMLVGKRRKLLDYLKKKDYNRYKTLIDTLGLRK from the coding sequence ATGGCATTAGAAAAAGCGTTGAAAAACGAAATTATCGAGAAGTTTAAGACATGCGAAGGGGATACCGGTTCTCCTGAAGTTCAGGTAGCGCTTTTAACCGAAAGAATAAAGCAGCTTACCGAACATTTTGCAACACACAAAAAGGACTTTCACTCAAGAAAAGGTCTTCTTATGTTGGTTGGTAAGAGAAGGAAGCTTCTTGATTACCTCAAAAAGAAGGACTACAACAGGTACAAAACTCTTATCGATACGTTAGGGTTAAGGAAATAG
- a CDS encoding DUF503 domain-containing protein, translated as MIIGVLNILLEIPSAFSLKEKRRVLNSLKAKLKSKFNISVAEIGEKDIWNRAEIGVVLVSDDTSFCNEQLGKVVDFVDNQHDVVVLEINQEIL; from the coding sequence ATGATTATAGGTGTATTGAATATTTTGCTTGAAATACCTTCTGCGTTTTCCTTAAAGGAGAAAAGAAGGGTTTTAAATAGCCTCAAGGCAAAATTAAAGAGCAAATTCAATATTTCCGTTGCTGAAATTGGTGAGAAGGATATTTGGAATAGGGCGGAAATAGGTGTTGTACTTGTAAGCGATGACACCTCTTTTTGTAATGAACAGCTGGGCAAAGTCGTAGATTTTGTCGACAATCAACATGATGTGGTCGTGTTGGAGATAAATCAGGAGATTTTATAG
- the truB gene encoding tRNA pseudouridine(55) synthase TruB, translated as MNGIVNVNKESGCSSFSVVESLKKILKTKKCGHIGTLDPIAEGVLPVCINQATKLSDYLMAKDKEYIASVRLGIKTDTMDITGKILGESNKVPELQVIKEVLSMMIGEREYKIPAFSAVKISGQRAYKLARKGLIDDAGTRIMTVYETEILSYSYPELMVRVFCEKGTYIRSLIDFLGDSLGSYGTMQNLIRTRNGAFDIKNSYKLSEIAEMVKQGDLSFVIPMEKVIDWPNCVLKDEYMERFLNGVQIPKNGYIKLPIEEESDFFWITDRLKNVLGFAKKNEGKDIPLKVIKIFKD; from the coding sequence ATGAACGGAATTGTAAACGTCAATAAAGAGAGTGGATGTTCATCCTTTAGTGTAGTCGAATCGTTGAAAAAAATCCTCAAAACAAAGAAGTGTGGGCATATTGGGACACTTGATCCTATTGCAGAAGGGGTGCTCCCTGTATGTATCAATCAGGCAACTAAATTGTCAGATTACCTGATGGCTAAGGATAAAGAGTATATAGCCTCAGTCAGGTTAGGGATTAAAACGGATACAATGGATATTACAGGGAAGATTTTGGGTGAGTCAAATAAAGTGCCTGAGTTGCAGGTTATTAAAGAAGTCTTGAGTATGATGATAGGTGAGAGGGAGTACAAGATTCCTGCTTTTTCTGCCGTTAAAATATCCGGTCAAAGGGCATATAAGCTGGCAAGAAAAGGGCTTATTGATGATGCCGGCACGAGGATAATGACAGTGTATGAAACGGAAATTTTAAGCTACAGCTACCCTGAACTTATGGTAAGAGTTTTTTGCGAAAAAGGGACATATATAAGGAGCCTTATAGATTTTTTGGGTGATAGTCTTGGTTCTTACGGGACAATGCAGAATCTTATACGGACAAGAAATGGTGCTTTTGACATAAAGAATTCTTATAAACTATCCGAGATAGCCGAAATGGTTAAACAGGGTGACCTAAGTTTTGTTATACCTATGGAGAAAGTTATCGACTGGCCAAATTGTGTGCTTAAAGATGAGTATATGGAAAGATTTTTAAACGGAGTTCAGATACCGAAAAATGGTTACATTAAGTTGCCTATTGAAGAGGAGTCGGATTTTTTTTGGATAACAGATAGACTTAAAAATGTTTTAGGTTTTGCAAAAAAGAACGAAGGGAAGGATATACCTCTTAAAGTTATTAAAATATTTAAAGATTAA
- a CDS encoding insulinase family protein — protein MDRFVYNEYPIPIICDRDKNSELIILGVVFLNGSSDENTLNNGITHLIEHMVFKGTKKYSAKDISFKVESLGGYINAFTTKEYTCFYIKMIKNNFSKLVDIFLDVCFNAVFSEDEFYKEKDVISSEIVSIKDNPQEYFSEISESYLFSNAGYCLPIAGSLETLENIKYETLTGYWNEYFGKYGYFGVISGNFDDKKLNFLASKIPEKQFVTKKYAKENIKIFEKEFDLKYEQTYLSYFLNLEDIYSKDKYAYHLISHMLCESMSSRLFQKLREDLGLCYNINSDVTLYKIGGYLSIDAEIDGRKYEKFNKNLVKELELIYKRGFKEKELNAAKNQIILSLRSGYESLSNRFEINTKQFINENRLVAPSEIERKIQDYSLQDLNIIYKKIYDYGITKCRTL, from the coding sequence ATGGATAGATTTGTATATAACGAATATCCCATACCTATTATTTGTGACAGAGATAAAAACTCCGAATTAATTATCCTTGGTGTTGTCTTTTTAAACGGAAGTTCGGATGAAAATACGCTTAACAATGGGATTACTCATCTAATTGAACACATGGTTTTTAAAGGGACAAAGAAATATTCGGCAAAAGATATCTCTTTTAAAGTTGAATCGTTGGGGGGATATATCAATGCTTTTACCACTAAGGAATACACCTGTTTTTATATCAAAATGATTAAGAATAACTTCAGTAAACTTGTTGATATATTTCTCGATGTTTGCTTTAATGCGGTTTTTAGTGAAGATGAGTTTTATAAGGAAAAAGATGTAATTTCTTCTGAAATAGTTTCGATTAAAGATAACCCGCAAGAATACTTTTCCGAAATATCTGAAAGTTATCTTTTTTCCAATGCCGGGTATTGTCTACCCATAGCAGGGAGCCTTGAAACTCTTGAAAATATTAAATATGAAACATTAACCGGCTATTGGAATGAATATTTTGGCAAATACGGCTACTTTGGCGTGATTTCGGGTAACTTTGATGATAAAAAACTGAATTTTTTGGCATCAAAAATACCTGAAAAACAGTTTGTAACCAAAAAATATGCAAAAGAAAACATTAAGATTTTTGAAAAAGAATTTGATTTGAAGTATGAGCAGACCTATTTATCTTATTTTTTAAACCTTGAAGATATTTACTCAAAAGATAAATATGCTTATCATCTTATTAGCCACATGCTTTGCGAATCTATGTCATCAAGGTTATTTCAAAAGTTGCGGGAAGATTTGGGGTTGTGTTATAATATAAACAGCGATGTGACTTTATATAAAATTGGGGGATATCTGAGTATTGATGCTGAAATTGACGGTAGAAAATATGAAAAATTTAATAAAAATCTTGTTAAAGAGCTTGAGCTGATTTATAAAAGAGGTTTTAAAGAAAAGGAATTAAACGCGGCAAAAAATCAGATTATTTTAAGTTTGAGGTCTGGTTATGAAAGCCTTTCAAACAGGTTTGAGATAAACACAAAGCAGTTTATAAATGAGAATAGGCTTGTTGCACCAAGTGAAATTGAAAGAAAAATACAAGATTACAGCTTGCAAGATTTAAATATTATATACAAAAAAATATATGATTACGGGATAACCAAATGCAGGACATTATAG
- the rbfA gene encoding 30S ribosome-binding factor RbfA codes for MQNSGSFRDKRVGELLKHEIMNIIFKELKDPRVVNVSITDIVVAKDFSVAKVYVRTLLDGDKDGCVIGLNNSANFIRGKLMKVLRLKKVPHLEFFYDDTLDNALKIESLIREVSKDK; via the coding sequence ATGCAAAATAGCGGAAGTTTTAGAGATAAAAGGGTTGGAGAGCTTCTTAAACATGAAATTATGAATATAATATTTAAAGAGCTTAAAGATCCGAGAGTAGTTAATGTTTCGATTACGGATATTGTTGTGGCTAAAGACTTTAGTGTTGCTAAGGTGTATGTGAGAACTCTTCTTGATGGCGATAAGGATGGTTGTGTCATTGGCCTTAACAATAGTGCCAATTTTATCAGAGGGAAATTAATGAAAGTTTTAAGGCTTAAGAAGGTGCCCCATCTTGAGTTTTTTTATGATGATACCCTTGATAATGCCCTGAAGATTGAGTCCCTTATTAGGGAAGTTTCCAAAGATAAATGA
- the dut gene encoding dUTP diphosphatase: MQDIIVKVKALDNLLIPEYATDGAAGADLKSAEDGVIKPGEVKLVKTGLFLEIPDGYEGQVRPRSGLALKFGVTVLNSPGTIDSDYRGEVGVILINHGKENFSYKKGDRIAQLVFSKVIKAKFETAEQINSTARGAGGFGHTGV, from the coding sequence ATGCAGGACATTATAGTTAAGGTAAAAGCTTTGGATAATTTACTTATACCCGAATATGCAACGGATGGTGCTGCAGGTGCCGACTTAAAGTCAGCTGAGGATGGTGTGATTAAGCCGGGAGAAGTAAAGTTAGTCAAAACCGGGCTATTTTTGGAAATCCCTGACGGGTATGAAGGACAGGTAAGGCCAAGAAGCGGACTGGCTTTAAAATTTGGTGTCACGGTTTTAAACTCACCAGGAACAATTGATAGCGATTACAGGGGCGAAGTCGGTGTAATATTGATAAACCATGGTAAAGAAAATTTTAGCTACAAAAAAGGGGATAGAATAGCGCAGTTAGTATTTTCTAAAGTGATAAAAGCTAAATTTGAGACTGCAGAGCAAATAAATTCCACGGCAAGGGGTGCGGGTGGATTTGGTCACACAGGGGTATAG
- a CDS encoding DUF465 domain-containing protein has protein sequence MLKVNEELVQKLLNENEEFKELYYEHISLEQDLEALYSLKYFPPEVEVKIKEMKKRKLKCKDRMEQIAAELG, from the coding sequence ATGCTTAAAGTTAATGAAGAATTAGTTCAGAAGCTCTTGAATGAGAATGAAGAATTTAAAGAATTGTATTACGAGCACATATCTTTGGAGCAGGACTTGGAAGCATTGTACAGCCTAAAATATTTTCCCCCCGAAGTTGAAGTAAAAATTAAAGAGATGAAAAAAAGAAAATTAAAATGTAAAGATAGAATGGAGCAGATTGCAGCAGAATTAGGTTAA
- the tsaB gene encoding tRNA (adenosine(37)-N6)-threonylcarbamoyltransferase complex dimerization subunit type 1 TsaB has product MNYFYIDTSGKRLVLGYYENFKLIGSVIIPSFKDINEKLVENFDFMLNNINIDLNNVDSFLVNIGPGSFTGVRIGVSFLQGVCVGLGKPCYGITAFDVAALSLGRQQVVVAIKLIGKYYGVKEFDFANGKYSECMNVTKDELNSFSELYTLDESLNPLVGMSSPKLNEFITEAIPFYMRKSEAEINFDKGCNLN; this is encoded by the coding sequence GTGAATTATTTTTATATTGATACTTCCGGAAAGCGCTTAGTACTTGGTTATTATGAAAATTTTAAACTCATAGGGAGTGTAATTATTCCATCTTTTAAGGATATCAATGAAAAATTGGTTGAAAACTTCGACTTTATGCTGAATAATATTAATATAGATTTGAATAATGTGGATAGTTTTTTGGTAAATATAGGCCCTGGCTCTTTTACCGGGGTAAGGATAGGTGTCTCCTTTTTGCAAGGTGTTTGCGTGGGGCTTGGTAAACCCTGTTACGGGATAACTGCTTTTGATGTGGCGGCTTTGAGTCTTGGCAGGCAACAGGTAGTTGTTGCGATAAAGCTCATTGGTAAATATTATGGTGTTAAAGAGTTTGACTTTGCAAATGGAAAATATAGTGAATGTATGAATGTAACAAAAGATGAGCTGAACAGTTTTAGTGAGCTTTATACCCTTGATGAGAGTTTAAACCCTTTGGTAGGGATGAGTTCGCCTAAACTTAATGAATTTATTACTGAAGCTATTCCATTTTATATGAGAAAATCTGAAGCGGAGATAAATTTTGATAAGGGTTGCAACCTTAACTGA
- the rimI gene encoding ribosomal protein S18-alanine N-acetyltransferase has protein sequence MIRVATLTDLDEIVKIENENYVTPWSYESFLNELYSDKSTIYVYEFERQIAGYVVLYILFDEIDIANISVKKEYQGRKIGSKLMEFVLNKHIGYKFYLEVREDNEKAIALYEKFGFKSYSMRKDYYGRGINAILMKLNNLGVNYA, from the coding sequence TTGATAAGGGTTGCAACCTTAACTGATTTGGACGAGATAGTAAAAATTGAGAATGAAAATTATGTTACACCATGGAGCTATGAGTCTTTTTTAAATGAACTATACTCAGATAAAAGCACCATATATGTATACGAGTTTGAAAGGCAGATAGCAGGATATGTGGTGTTATATATATTATTTGATGAAATCGATATTGCGAATATTTCTGTTAAAAAAGAGTATCAAGGACGCAAGATTGGCAGTAAGCTGATGGAATTTGTTTTAAATAAACATATAGGATACAAATTTTATCTTGAAGTAAGAGAGGATAATGAGAAAGCCATTGCTCTTTATGAAAAGTTTGGCTTTAAGAGTTATTCTATGCGAAAAGATTATTATGGACGAGGAATAAATGCAATTTTAATGAAATTAAATAACTTAGGGGTGAATTATGCTTAA
- the infB gene encoding translation initiation factor IF-2, with product MSKFKLQEVIEKAGISFDDASEKLKEINIDVSSPDDMVNEKAVSHLGVDPKVLSVDKRQELLKKALERHKRHSRPKEVVIKKTDDDSSKRISKEELLRKKRELEKSLKKVDEEREKVAKVKQEELNKEKEAEEAKTEQEKIQTVETVKTVQESASSATEVVAPANTEEKKEIQKPSQSEKAEEKAKPVHRERNDQRDFNRRPREHSDSRKDTRTPETKQFKDKRAEQKPRREDDSRGKAAFKKQDDIDKPSETFEKLKKVDIDKKKETPKEDIEPKKVKAKKSVKKEKNLVKDILEGFDELELEEAIVKGEIKDEIVIDEEVIAEKAEEVVQKNKGKRQQKPKKKDRTKESKKQEPVKITKVEIGESITVNELAGLLGIKAVELVKKLFAMGVMASVNQAIDAETAQLLGAEYDIEVVVKTITEDDLLPKYEDNPEKMKPRPPIVTVMGHVDHGKTSLLDAIRKTRVAEGEAGGITQHIGAYEVDLNGRSITFLDTPGHEAFTTLRARGANVTDIVILVVAADDGVMPQTKEAIDHAKAAGVRLVVAVNKIDKPNANPEKVKTQLAEYGIIPEEWGGENQFQEISAKNRIGIEDLLERVLLEADMLELKADYDRLAEGIIIESKLDKQRGPVGTVLVRKGTLKNGDFFVVGPTFGKVRAMFNSVGRSVKTAGPSVPVEVMGFSSVPESGQTFIVVPNEKVARQVAEIRMAKQKEAELREKSKVSLNDLFDRIKEGEIQELNIVIKADVQGSVEALKTSLLKLSNQEVKVNIIHDGVGGINESDVLLAAASNAVIIGFNVRPDNNARAVAEREDVEINLYSVIYEAIDNIKSAIEGMLSPEVNESVIGRVEVRQVFSVPKIGKIAGAYVLEGKITRNAKVRVIRDNIVVYDGTVGSLKRFQDDAKEVVAGYECGVGIDRFNDIKEGDIFEVYEMVERKRELKELK from the coding sequence ATGAGTAAATTTAAGTTGCAGGAAGTTATTGAAAAGGCAGGAATAAGTTTTGATGATGCTTCGGAAAAATTAAAAGAGATAAATATAGATGTTTCATCACCTGATGACATGGTGAATGAAAAAGCTGTAAGCCACTTAGGTGTTGACCCTAAGGTTCTTAGTGTAGATAAAAGGCAGGAGCTTTTGAAAAAAGCCCTTGAGAGACATAAAAGACACTCCAGACCAAAAGAGGTTGTGATAAAAAAAACTGATGATGACAGTTCGAAAAGAATTTCCAAAGAAGAGCTTTTGCGAAAGAAGAGAGAGCTTGAAAAATCCTTGAAAAAGGTGGATGAGGAAAGGGAAAAGGTTGCCAAGGTAAAGCAGGAAGAACTAAATAAAGAGAAAGAGGCTGAAGAAGCTAAAACGGAACAAGAAAAAATTCAAACTGTTGAAACCGTGAAAACCGTTCAGGAATCTGCATCTTCGGCTACAGAAGTTGTTGCGCCTGCTAATACTGAAGAGAAAAAAGAGATTCAAAAACCATCTCAAAGTGAAAAAGCTGAAGAGAAAGCAAAACCTGTACATAGAGAGAGAAATGACCAAAGGGATTTTAATAGAAGACCTCGAGAACATTCCGATTCAAGGAAGGATACAAGAACACCTGAAACAAAGCAATTTAAAGATAAGAGAGCCGAACAAAAGCCAAGAAGAGAGGATGATTCAAGGGGTAAAGCTGCATTTAAGAAGCAGGACGATATTGATAAGCCGTCCGAGACTTTTGAAAAATTGAAAAAAGTAGATATAGATAAGAAAAAGGAAACTCCGAAGGAAGACATTGAGCCTAAAAAAGTTAAGGCTAAAAAAAGTGTGAAGAAAGAGAAAAATTTGGTTAAAGATATTTTAGAGGGGTTTGATGAGCTTGAGCTTGAAGAGGCAATAGTTAAAGGTGAAATAAAGGATGAGATTGTTATAGATGAAGAGGTAATTGCAGAAAAGGCTGAAGAGGTTGTTCAGAAAAATAAAGGTAAAAGGCAGCAGAAGCCTAAGAAAAAAGACAGAACTAAGGAAAGTAAAAAACAAGAGCCTGTTAAAATTACAAAAGTTGAAATAGGTGAATCTATTACTGTAAACGAGTTGGCTGGCTTGCTCGGCATAAAGGCTGTTGAGCTTGTTAAGAAACTATTTGCCATGGGTGTTATGGCTTCAGTAAATCAGGCGATTGATGCGGAAACTGCCCAGCTATTAGGTGCAGAATATGATATAGAAGTGGTAGTAAAAACTATCACAGAAGATGATTTATTACCAAAGTATGAGGATAACCCCGAGAAGATGAAGCCAAGGCCGCCTATTGTAACTGTTATGGGGCACGTTGACCATGGTAAGACATCTTTACTTGACGCAATCAGAAAGACAAGGGTTGCAGAGGGTGAAGCCGGTGGTATTACTCAGCACATTGGTGCCTACGAAGTTGATCTTAATGGCAGAAGCATAACTTTTCTTGATACCCCTGGCCATGAGGCCTTTACTACATTGAGAGCAAGGGGTGCAAACGTTACTGATATTGTAATCCTTGTTGTCGCGGCTGATGACGGGGTTATGCCTCAAACAAAAGAGGCTATAGACCATGCTAAAGCTGCGGGGGTAAGGTTAGTCGTTGCAGTTAATAAAATTGACAAGCCTAATGCAAACCCTGAGAAGGTCAAAACGCAACTCGCTGAATATGGCATAATTCCTGAAGAGTGGGGTGGTGAAAACCAGTTTCAGGAGATTTCAGCTAAAAACAGGATAGGCATTGAGGATTTGCTTGAAAGAGTTCTCCTTGAAGCGGATATGTTGGAGCTCAAGGCTGATTATGACAGATTAGCCGAAGGTATAATAATAGAATCAAAACTTGATAAGCAGAGGGGCCCGGTTGGTACCGTTTTGGTTAGAAAGGGTACTTTGAAAAACGGAGATTTTTTTGTGGTAGGGCCAACATTTGGTAAAGTAAGAGCCATGTTTAACTCAGTGGGAAGGTCAGTAAAGACTGCCGGCCCATCTGTACCTGTTGAGGTAATGGGGTTTTCTTCTGTTCCTGAGTCAGGCCAAACCTTTATTGTAGTGCCGAATGAAAAGGTGGCAAGACAAGTTGCCGAGATTAGAATGGCAAAACAGAAAGAGGCTGAGTTAAGAGAGAAGAGCAAAGTGAGTCTTAATGATCTGTTTGATAGAATTAAGGAAGGTGAGATTCAGGAGCTTAATATAGTCATAAAAGCAGATGTTCAGGGCTCTGTTGAAGCATTGAAGACAAGTTTGCTAAAGTTGTCAAACCAGGAAGTTAAAGTAAATATTATTCATGATGGTGTTGGTGGTATAAATGAATCTGACGTTCTTTTGGCTGCCGCTTCAAATGCGGTTATTATAGGATTTAACGTAAGACCTGACAATAATGCAAGAGCAGTTGCCGAGCGCGAAGATGTGGAAATTAACTTATATTCGGTTATATATGAGGCAATAGATAACATTAAAAGTGCTATCGAAGGTATGTTGTCGCCGGAAGTTAATGAAAGTGTAATTGGCAGAGTTGAGGTAAGGCAGGTATTTTCAGTTCCTAAAATAGGCAAAATTGCCGGTGCGTATGTTTTGGAAGGTAAAATTACAAGAAACGCTAAAGTTAGAGTTATTCGTGACAATATCGTTGTTTATGACGGTACTGTTGGTTCTTTAAAGCGTTTTCAAGATGATGCAAAAGAAGTCGTTGCCGGTTATGAGTGTGGTGTAGGTATTGACAGATTTAATGATATTAAAGAGGGCGATATATTTGAAGTTTATGAAATGGTAGAGAGGAAGAGGGAGCTGAAAGAGCTTAAATAA
- a CDS encoding YlxR family protein, translating to MRTCIVCKCKFEKKELLRFVREDKIVRVDVEHNIPGRGFYICYEDLLSVKDSALKKITGVEKSALLSYLYEETEKIIFNHLSSLNKKLKDECFELFLKDKESFLAFLREMENKHINVENIDIMLSRLDKIKQLNF from the coding sequence ATCAGAACGTGTATTGTTTGTAAGTGCAAATTTGAAAAAAAAGAATTGTTAAGATTCGTAAGAGAGGATAAAATAGTAAGGGTTGATGTAGAGCATAATATACCGGGAAGAGGGTTTTACATTTGTTACGAGGATTTGTTGAGCGTTAAAGATTCCGCACTCAAAAAGATAACAGGTGTTGAAAAAAGTGCTCTTTTAAGTTACCTTTATGAAGAGACAGAAAAGATTATTTTTAATCATTTAAGTAGTTTGAATAAGAAGTTAAAAGATGAATGTTTTGAGTTGTTTTTGAAAGATAAGGAGAGTTTTTTAGCTTTCTTGAGAGAGATGGAAAATAAACATATAAATGTTGAAAATATTGACATAATGCTTAGTCGATTGGATAAGATTAAGCAGTTAAACTTTTAA